One segment of Primulina tabacum isolate GXHZ01 chromosome 14, ASM2559414v2, whole genome shotgun sequence DNA contains the following:
- the LOC142525156 gene encoding structural maintenance of chromosomes protein 2-1-like yields the protein MHVKEVCLEGFKSYATRTVVPDFDPYFNAITGLNGSGKSNILDSICFVLGITNLQQVRASNLQELVYKQGQAGITKATVSVVFENSDRSRSPLGYEDCPEITVTRQIVVGGRNKYLINGHLAQPSRVQNLFHSVQLNVNNPHFLIMQGRITKVLNMKPPEILSMLEEAAGTRMYETKKEAALKTLEKKQSKVDEIDKLLDQEILPAMEKLRKERMQYMQWANGNAELDRLKRFCIAYEYVRAEEIRDNAVQRVQEIRNKISEIDDTVTKMQEETKDMEKKISELSAEKEASMGGEIKMLSDKVDSLSRDLVKETSVLKNQEDNIMTEKENVAKLERGIEELRKSTQEMVTAVKNAEDGASDLKRRVQELSKSLDEHEKEHQGVIAGKSSGNEEKCLEDQLGDAKIAVGRAETDLKQLQTKIIHCEKELKEKNTKLTSTREAAVAVEKELNIKRKDVEKVKEALEALAYEDSQMETLQKDHGTELEMVQKLKDEVRIISSQLANVDFTYSDPEKNFDRSRVKGVVAKLIKVKDSSAMVALEVAAGGKLFNVVVDTENTGKQLLQKGGLRRRVTIIPLNKIQNHPVPQRVQNAAARLVGKGNAEVALSLVGYDKALQSAMEYVFGSTFVCKTIDAAREVAFNRETGTPSVTLEGDIFQPSGLLTGGSRKGGGDLLRQLHALAEAELKLSFHQNRLSEIDAKIADLLPLQRKFKDLKSQLELKSLDLSLSQNRLEQNEHHKLSELVKKIDKELRDAKCALEEKKLLYEDCLSKVSYLEKSIHDHAGNRETRLKDLEKTIKETRSHMQSASKDLKGHESERERLVMELEAVDKERTSLEHQLAALMKQMNDLTMVVESQKTKVTLLKKNHDEAQSELNLARRKLKECDSQITSIVKEQQGIQNKISEANLERKRMDNEVKRMEMDQKDCSLKVEKLIEKHSWIATEKQLFGRAGSDYDFASRDPHKAGEQFQKLQSEQSGLEKRVNKKVMAMFEKAEDEYNDLISKKNIIENDKSKIKMVIEELDEKKKEMLKVTWVKVNKDFGSIFSTLLPGSMSKLEPPEGCSFLNGLEVRVAFGGVWKQSLSELSGGQRSLLALSLILALLLFKPAPLYILDEVDAALDLSHTQNIGRMIKTHFPHSQFIVVSLKEGMFNNANVLFRTKFVDGVSTVQRTVTNKQSK from the exons ATGCACGTTAAGGAAGTTTGTTTGGAAGGATTCAAGTCTTACGCAACCAGGACTGTGGTCCCGGATTTTGATCCTTACTTCAACGCAATTACGGGTTTAAATGGGTCGGGAAAATCGAACATCCTCGATtctatttgttttgttttaggAATCACGAATTTGCAGCAGGTTAGGGCTTCCAATTTGCAGGAGCTGGTGTACAAGCAAGGCCAAGCTGGAATTACTAAAGCTACTGTGTCAGTTGTATTTGAGAACTCTGATCGTAGTCGCAGCCCTCTTGGATACGAGGATTGTCCAGAAATCACAGTTACCCGCcag ATTGTAGTTGGTGGAAGgaacaaatatttgatcaaTGGGCACCTAGCTCAGCCGAGTCGAGTTCAGAATCTTTTCCACTCGGTGCAGCTGAACGTGAACAATCCACATTTTCTTATAATGCAAGGGCGTATTACTAAAGTGCTGAATATGAAACCTCCAGAAATATTGTCGATGCTTGAAGAGGCTGCTGGAACAAGAATGTATGAGACAAAGAAAGAAGCTGCTCTCAAAACACTTGAAAAGAAACAGAGCAAGGTAGATGAGATCGACAAGCTTCTTGACCAGGAAATACTCCCAGCTATGGAAAAGTTGAGAAAAGAAAGGATGCAGTACATGCAATGGGCTAATGGAAATGCAGAGTTGGATCGACTTAAAAGATTTTGCATTGCTTATGAATATGTGCGAGCAGAAGAGATTAGAGACAATGCAGTTCAACGCGTTCAAGAAATAAGAAATAAGATTTCTGAAATTGACGATACTGTTACGAAGATGCAGGAGGAGACAAAGGACATGGAGAAGAAGATATCAGAACTGAGTGCTGAAAAAGAAGCAAGCATGGGAGGGGAAATAAAAATGTTATCAGATAAAGTTGATTCCCTTTCTCGGGATCTGGTGAAGGAGACTTCCGTGCTTAAAAATCAAGAGGACAATATTATGACTGAGAAAGAGAATGTGGCCAAG CTTGAGAGGGGtattgaagaattaagaaaatcGACACAAGAGATGGTTACTGCTGTGAAAAATGCTGAAGACGGTGCTTCAGATCTTAAGAGAAGAGTTCAAGAGCTTTCAAAAAGTTTAGATGAGCATGAGAAGGAGCATCAA GGTGTTATAGCAGGTAAGAGCAGCGGAAATGAAGAGAAGTGCCTCGAAGATCAACTTGGAGATGCCAAGATAGCTGTTGGAAGGGCAGAAACAGATCTGAAGCAATTGCAAACAAAAATAATTCATTGTGAAAAAGAACTTAAGGAGAAAAATACTAAATTAACGTCAACACGTGAAGCTGCTGTTGCTGTAGAGAAGGAGCTCAATATCAAGAGAAAAGATGTTGAAAAAGTTAAAGAAGCTTTAGAAGCTCTTGCATATGAAGACAGCCAGATGGAAACACTGCAAAAG GACCATGGAACTGAGTTAGAGATGGTGCAGAAACTCAAAGATGAAGTACGAATAATCTCCTCACAATTGGCAAATGTTGACTTCACTTACAGTGATCCAGAAAAAAATTTCGATAGGTCAAGGGTGAAAGGTGTTGTTGCAAAGCTAATTAAAGTTAAAGATAGCTCTGCAATGGTTGCCTTAGAG GTTGCTGCTGGTGGGAAGTTATTTAATGTTGTTGTTGACACAGAAAACACTGGAAAACAGCTTCTACAAAAAGGTGGTCTGCGAAGGAGGGTGACAATCATTCCATTAAACAAGATTCAAAACCATCCTGTCCCACAGAGAGTTCAAAATGCTGCTGCTAGATTG GTTGGCAAAGGCAATGCTGAAGTGGCTCTTTCTCTGGTCGGATATGACAAAGCCCTGCAA AGTGCAATGGAATATGTATTTGGGTCAACCTTTGTTTGCAAAACAATTGATGCAGCAAGAGAG gTTGCCTTCAATAGAGAAACTGGAACACCTAGCGTAACGCTTGAAGGTGACATTTTCCAGCCCAGTGGACTTCTAACTGGTGGTAGCCGCAA AGGTGGAGGTGATCTATTGAGGCAGCTTCATGCTTTGGCAGAGGCTGAATTGAAGCTTTCTTTTCATCAAAACCGTCTATCAGAAATTGATGCTAAG ATTGCTGATCTTCTTCCCCTTCAAAGAAAGTTCAAAGACCTTAAGTCACAGCTGGAACTCAAGTCACTCGACCTCTCTCTCTCCCAGAACAGGCTTGAGCAAAATGAGCATCATAAG TTGAGTGAGTTGGTGAAGAAGATTGACAAGGAGCTTAGAGATGCTAAATGTGCCTTGGAGGAAAAGAAGCTTCTCTATGAAGATTGCCTATCCAAAGTTTCTTACTTGGAGAAGTCAATTCATGATCATGCTGGAAACAGGGAAACCAGACTTAAGGATTTGGAGAAAACGATAAAGGAAACTAGAAGTCATATGCAATCAGCTTCAAAGGATCTCAAG GGGCATGAGAGTGAAAGGGAGAGACTGGTAATGGAATTGGAAGCTGTTGATAAGGAACGAACATCACTTGAGCACCAACTAGCTGCTTTAATGAAGCAGATGAATGATCTTACTATGGTTGTGGAGTCTCAGAAGACCAAG GTTACTTTATTAAAAAAGAATCACGATGAGGCACAATCTGAGCTCAATTTGGCCCGCAGAAAACTCAAAGAATGTGATTCACAGATTACTAGTATTGTCAAGGAGCAGCAAGGAATCCAAAATAAAATTAGCGAGGCAAACTTAGAGAGGAAAAGAATGGATAATGAG GTGAAACGCATGGAGATGGATCAGAAAGATTGTTCTTTGAAGGTTGAGAAATTGATAGAGAAGCATTCTTGGATCGCAACTGAGAAACAACTATTTGGGAGAGCTGGATCAGATTATGACTTTGCGTCCCGTGATCCTCATAAGGCTGGggaacaatttcaaaaactgCAATCTGAACAATCAGG CCTAGAGAAAAGGGTGAACAAGAAGGTCATGGCCATGTTTGAAAAAGCTGAAGATGAGTACAATGACTTGATTTCTAAAAAGAATATTATCGAG AATGACAAGTCAAAAATCAAAATGGTAATTGAAGAGCTTGAtgaaaagaagaaggaaatgCTCAAAGTCACTTGGGTTAAAGTAAACAA AGATTTTGGATCTATATTTTCTACTCTGCTGCCTGGCTCAATGTCGAAGCTCGAACCACCTGAAGGATGCAGCTTCCTCAATGGTTTGGAGGTTCGGGTTGCTTTTGGGGGTGTCTGGAAACAGTCCTTGTCTGAACTTAGTGGAGGGCAGCGATCTCTTCTTGCTCTCTCTTTAATTTTGGCCTTGCTTCTTTTTAAACCAGCTCCACTCTATATACTGGATGAG GTTGATGCAGCTCTTGATCTAAGTCACACTCAGAACATTGGAAGGATGATCAAAACTCACTTTCCACACTCTCAA TTTATTGTGGTGTCATTAAAGGAAGGCATGTTTAATAATGCCAATGTTCTTTTCCGGACAAAATTCGTAGATGGTGTATCTACTGTACAGAGAACTGTGACAAATAAACAAAGCAAGTGA
- the LOC142524529 gene encoding peroxisomal membrane protein 11-4, giving the protein MNDTVDKLVIFLAKRDGIDKLVKTFQYVSKLAHWHAERTSPEFAGRAKKWEVSSGLSRKAFRSGRFLTGFNAIRRSPGATVTFRLLAILSNAGEMVYFFFDHFLWLSRIGVLDTKLAPRMSFVSAFGEAFGYIFFVVSDFILIRKGIMEERRLVKSGEEGSEQENIKKIRVDRVMRLMAVAANLADLVIAIADIEPNPFCNHAVTLGISGLVSAWAGWYRNWPS; this is encoded by the coding sequence ATGAATGACACGGTAGATAAACTAGTGATCTTTCTTGCAAAAAGAGATGGAATCGACAAACTTGTTAAAACCTTCCAATATGTATCCAAACTAGCTCATTGGCATGCAGAAAGAACAAGTCCAGAGTTCGCTGGCAGAGCCAAGAAATGGGAAGTCTCCTCCGGGCTCAGCCGGAAGGCTTTCCGCAGCGGCAGGTTCCTCACTGGATTCAACGCCATCCGTCGCAGTCCAGGAGCCACCGTAACCTTCCGGCTACTCGCCATCCTCTCTAACGCTGGCGAAATGGTTTACTTCTTCTTCGACCATTTTCTCTGGCTATCAAGAATCGGAGTCCTCGACACAAAACTTGCTCCAAGGATGAGCTTTGTGTCGGCTTTCGGCGAGGCTTTCGGGTACATATTCTTCGTCGTGTCGGATTTTATACTGATCCGGAAGGGGATTATGGAAGAAAGGAGGCTTGTTAAAAGTGGGGAGGAAGGATCTGAACAGGAGAATATCAAGAAAATTAGGGTTGATCGGGTGATGAGATTGATGGCTGTGGCAGCAAATTTGGCAGATTTGGTTATTGCCATTGCTGATATTGAGCCCAATCCTTTCTGTAATCATGCAGTCACGTTAGGGATTAGTGGGTTGGTCTCTGCATGGGCTGGTTGGTATAGAAATTGGCCATCTTAG